The following proteins are encoded in a genomic region of Roseisolibacter agri:
- a CDS encoding protein O-mannosyl-transferase family, with the protein MRNHPPLDRDADAGVARRAGLVAGALLLALYAATLAPGVTFWDAGEFAAAFATLGIPHPPGTPLFVAVGRAWTVTLGVIGVDLAVAANLLSAACTAGAGALAAWLLTRWTRLPIAACAAAVCAGATSSVWLSATETEVYAAALLLSWLALAAADRAAERIARARLTTYALALAVPLHLSALAVAPAAALLGASSAEGTRRILRGATLLLAAVAAAAAGTGRWIMAGAASIAAAALAAWDGGGSVATRIGRALALLAVLAVAVSGVLMLLARARHDPGLNQGNPATLAALDDVLARRQYAVAPLWPRQAPWWLQLGNLGVWADAQFGLGLDGGVGVRALRLPVTLLYLALGAVGARWHRRRDRRGWRVLAVLLLGASLGVAAYLNLKAGPTYGWGVLPAGAPREARERDYFFALAFFTWGLWAGLGAWALGDASARRLGAAWPRLAGVALAALPVALNWRAADRRVQPDAALPAAFAESLLADAPPRAVLLLNADNDSYPVWFAQLARRTRPDVTPVTVSLLGAAWYRAELARRHGLLAAADVPVWRGAPATLSAIAARARADGRPVAATLAVSPAARGGASWTLRGAVVVRGDDASADGDTMTAGANTARAALVAGVDTAATRRAAVRVAPLLAVPARADGDRVPAWAQRQLACAALALAELSVAAPAPPPDARVETACRGW; encoded by the coding sequence ATGCGCAACCACCCGCCCCTCGACCGCGACGCGGACGCCGGCGTCGCCCGTCGGGCGGGGCTCGTCGCCGGCGCGCTGCTGCTCGCGCTCTATGCGGCGACGCTGGCACCGGGCGTCACCTTCTGGGACGCGGGCGAGTTCGCGGCGGCGTTCGCCACGCTCGGCATCCCGCATCCGCCCGGCACGCCGCTCTTCGTCGCCGTCGGCCGCGCGTGGACGGTGACGCTCGGCGTGATCGGCGTGGACCTCGCCGTCGCGGCGAACCTGCTCTCCGCGGCGTGCACCGCGGGCGCGGGCGCGCTGGCCGCGTGGCTGCTCACACGCTGGACGCGCCTTCCGATCGCCGCCTGCGCGGCCGCCGTGTGCGCGGGCGCCACGAGCAGCGTCTGGCTCAGCGCCACGGAGACGGAGGTCTACGCCGCGGCGCTCCTGCTGTCGTGGCTCGCGCTCGCGGCCGCCGATCGCGCGGCGGAGCGCATCGCGCGCGCGCGGCTGACGACGTACGCGCTCGCGCTCGCGGTGCCGCTGCACCTCAGCGCGCTCGCCGTCGCGCCGGCGGCGGCGCTGCTCGGCGCGAGCTCCGCCGAAGGCACGCGGCGCATCCTGCGTGGCGCGACGCTGCTGCTCGCCGCCGTCGCGGCCGCGGCCGCGGGCACGGGGCGCTGGATCATGGCCGGCGCCGCGTCGATCGCCGCCGCCGCGCTCGCGGCGTGGGACGGCGGGGGATCGGTCGCGACGCGTATCGGGCGCGCGCTCGCGCTGCTCGCCGTCCTCGCGGTCGCGGTGTCGGGCGTGCTGATGCTGCTCGCGCGCGCGCGGCACGATCCGGGGCTGAACCAGGGGAATCCCGCCACGCTCGCGGCGCTCGACGACGTGCTCGCGCGCCGGCAGTACGCGGTCGCGCCCCTCTGGCCGCGGCAGGCGCCGTGGTGGCTGCAGCTCGGGAACCTGGGCGTGTGGGCCGACGCGCAGTTCGGCCTGGGGCTGGACGGCGGCGTCGGCGTACGTGCGCTGCGACTGCCGGTGACGCTCCTCTACCTCGCGCTCGGCGCGGTGGGCGCGCGCTGGCATCGCCGCCGCGACCGGCGCGGCTGGCGCGTGCTGGCGGTGCTGCTGCTCGGCGCGAGTCTGGGCGTGGCGGCGTACCTGAACCTCAAGGCCGGGCCGACGTACGGGTGGGGCGTGCTCCCCGCGGGCGCGCCGCGCGAGGCGCGCGAGCGCGACTACTTCTTCGCGCTCGCCTTCTTCACGTGGGGGCTGTGGGCGGGGCTGGGCGCGTGGGCGCTGGGCGATGCGTCGGCACGGCGCCTCGGCGCCGCGTGGCCGCGCCTCGCGGGCGTCGCGCTCGCGGCGCTGCCCGTCGCGCTCAACTGGCGCGCGGCGGACCGGCGCGTGCAGCCCGACGCCGCGCTCCCCGCGGCGTTCGCCGAGTCGCTGCTGGCGGATGCGCCGCCGCGCGCGGTGCTGCTGCTCAACGCCGACAACGACAGCTACCCGGTCTGGTTCGCGCAGCTCGCGCGTCGCACACGGCCCGACGTCACGCCCGTGACGGTGTCGCTGCTCGGCGCCGCGTGGTACCGCGCGGAGCTGGCGCGGCGACACGGGCTGCTCGCCGCCGCGGACGTCCCCGTGTGGCGTGGCGCGCCGGCCACGCTGAGCGCGATCGCCGCCCGTGCGCGCGCCGACGGCCGGCCCGTCGCGGCGACGCTCGCGGTGTCGCCCGCGGCGCGCGGCGGTGCCTCGTGGACGCTTCGCGGAGCGGTCGTGGTGCGCGGCGACGACGCGTCCGCGGACGGCGACACGATGACGGCCGGCGCGAACACCGCGCGCGCCGCGCTCGTGGCGGGCGTGGACACCGCCGCCACACGCCGCGCGGCGGTGCGCGTCGCGCCGCTGCTGGCCGTGCCCGCACGCGCCGACGGCGACCGCGTGCCCGCGTGGGCGCAGCGGCAGCTGGCGTGCGCCGCGCTCGCGCTGGCGGAGCTCTCGGTGGCCGCGCCGGCACCACCGCCGGACGCACGGGTTGAGACCGCGTGCCGCGGCTGGTAG
- a CDS encoding serine hydrolase domain-containing protein, whose translation MRRVCVVVALLALTRRADGQQALSRARLRAADAALRALTDSGFSGVALVATGTTVRLERAYAARGGAVARPTTGSAFWIASMTKGFTAAAVLRLAEHGRLSLADTVGRFLATAPADKRAITVRQLLTHTSGIDGRYAGGGIQDRDRAVAAILAQPLAFAPGTGYRYMDDDYELLAAIVEVATRRSWADVVEAELLVPAGLSRTGFWCRHRSGAPSPIAGIDARRARCGGPADWGHRGANGMSSTARDLLRWTAVLRDGPVLGAASRASLAAPQVFVRREPPADVSYGYGVRVLTRNGRVTEVVHSGSGDDGHTGMVRVFPDGLTVIVLSNAGAHAGTTWSAHAARRVVAALRPATVTR comes from the coding sequence GTGAGACGCGTCTGCGTCGTCGTCGCGCTGCTGGCCCTCACGCGACGCGCGGATGGACAGCAGGCTCTCTCGCGCGCCCGCCTGCGCGCCGCCGACGCCGCCCTGCGTGCGCTCACCGACAGCGGCTTCTCCGGCGTCGCGCTCGTCGCGACGGGCACCACGGTGCGGCTGGAGCGCGCCTACGCCGCGCGCGGCGGCGCCGTCGCGCGTCCGACGACGGGGAGCGCGTTCTGGATCGCGTCGATGACGAAGGGCTTCACCGCGGCGGCGGTGCTGCGGCTGGCCGAGCATGGTCGGCTCTCGCTCGCGGACACCGTCGGCCGCTTCCTCGCCACGGCGCCGGCCGACAAGCGCGCGATCACCGTGCGGCAGCTGCTGACGCACACCTCCGGCATCGACGGCCGGTACGCGGGCGGCGGCATCCAGGATCGTGACCGCGCGGTGGCCGCGATCCTCGCCCAGCCGCTCGCCTTCGCGCCGGGCACGGGCTATCGCTACATGGACGACGACTACGAGCTGCTCGCGGCGATCGTCGAGGTGGCGACGCGGCGCAGCTGGGCCGACGTCGTCGAGGCCGAGCTGCTGGTGCCGGCCGGTCTGTCGCGCACGGGCTTCTGGTGCCGCCATCGGTCCGGTGCCCCCTCCCCCATCGCCGGCATCGACGCTCGGCGCGCGCGCTGCGGCGGGCCGGCCGACTGGGGCCATCGCGGCGCCAACGGCATGTCGTCGACCGCGCGCGACCTGCTGCGCTGGACGGCGGTGCTGCGCGACGGACCGGTGCTGGGCGCGGCGAGCCGCGCGAGCCTCGCCGCGCCGCAGGTCTTCGTGCGCCGCGAGCCGCCGGCCGACGTCTCCTATGGCTACGGCGTGCGCGTCCTCACCCGGAACGGGCGCGTGACCGAGGTGGTGCACTCGGGCAGCGGCGACGACGGCCACACCGGCATGGTGCGCGTCTTTCCGGACGGACTCACGGTGATCGTGCTGTCCAACGCGGGCGCGCACGCGGGCACGACGTGGAGCGCCCATGCCGCGCGCCGTGTCGTCGCGGCGCTGCGGCCCGCGACCGTCACGCGGTGA
- a CDS encoding YggS family pyridoxal phosphate-dependent enzyme: MPYPELAERLAAVRAAIDGAIARGGHQQRVAVVAVTKTHGPDAVRAAWAAGLHDVGENRVQEALQKMAEVDVPLRWHLIGHLQRNKVKQLDGFALVHSMDSARLADALHEEGVRRQRPIDVLLQVNVSGETSKGGYGPDDVRAEAERLTTLPGVVVRGVMTMAPFDAEERVLRATFAGAREARTALLEAGHPAAELSMGMSGDYEVGVEEGATMVRLGTLLFGARG; the protein is encoded by the coding sequence ATGCCATATCCGGAGCTGGCGGAGCGACTGGCCGCGGTGCGCGCGGCGATCGACGGCGCGATCGCGCGCGGCGGGCACCAGCAGCGCGTCGCCGTCGTCGCGGTGACCAAGACGCACGGCCCCGACGCCGTGCGCGCCGCGTGGGCGGCCGGGCTGCACGACGTGGGCGAGAACCGCGTGCAGGAGGCGCTGCAGAAGATGGCGGAGGTCGACGTGCCCCTGCGCTGGCACCTCATCGGCCACCTGCAGCGCAACAAGGTGAAGCAGCTCGACGGCTTCGCGCTCGTCCACTCGATGGACAGCGCGCGCCTGGCCGACGCGCTGCACGAGGAGGGCGTGCGCCGCCAGCGCCCGATCGACGTGCTGCTGCAGGTGAACGTCAGCGGCGAGACGTCGAAGGGCGGCTACGGCCCCGACGACGTGCGCGCCGAGGCGGAGCGGCTGACGACCCTGCCGGGCGTCGTCGTGCGCGGCGTGATGACGATGGCGCCGTTCGACGCCGAGGAGCGCGTGCTGCGCGCGACCTTCGCCGGCGCGCGCGAGGCCCGCACCGCGCTGCTGGAGGCGGGCCATCCCGCCGCCGAGCTGTCGATGGGGATGTCGGGCGACTACGAGGTGGGGGTCGAGGAGGGCGCGACGATGGTGCGCCTGGGGACGCTGCTCTTCGGCGCCCGCGGCTGA
- the folP gene encoding dihydropteroate synthase yields MHWLLRDRRVLLRRPFVLGIVNVTPDSFSDGGLYFGVHAAADHAERLLDEGADGVDLGGESTRPNNPGPVPEAEEIARVAPVVREVRRRRPDAIVSVDTVKGAVARAALDEGADAINDVSGLRLDADVGAACAAVGAGLILMHSRGAVADMATFTHAEYGDDVVGEVVEELEGALTRAADSGVPAECIVLDPGVGFAKRSEHSIEVLRELRRLAALGRPLLVGASRKRFVGELSDVADPAGRVHGSVGAHVAALAGGARLFRVHDVRAHREALDVAWAVLRG; encoded by the coding sequence ATGCACTGGCTCCTCCGCGACCGCCGCGTGCTGCTCCGGCGCCCCTTCGTCCTCGGGATCGTCAACGTGACGCCCGACAGCTTCAGCGACGGGGGCCTGTACTTCGGCGTGCACGCGGCGGCCGACCACGCGGAGCGGCTGCTGGACGAGGGCGCGGACGGCGTGGACCTGGGCGGCGAGTCCACGCGCCCCAACAACCCCGGTCCCGTCCCCGAGGCCGAGGAGATCGCGCGCGTCGCGCCCGTGGTGCGCGAGGTCCGGCGCCGTCGGCCCGACGCGATCGTCAGCGTCGACACGGTGAAGGGCGCGGTCGCGCGCGCCGCGCTGGACGAGGGCGCGGACGCGATCAACGACGTCTCGGGGCTGCGCCTGGATGCGGACGTCGGCGCCGCGTGCGCGGCCGTGGGCGCGGGGCTGATCCTCATGCACTCCCGTGGCGCGGTCGCCGACATGGCCACCTTCACGCACGCCGAGTACGGCGACGACGTGGTGGGCGAGGTCGTGGAGGAGCTGGAGGGGGCGCTCACCCGCGCCGCGGACTCCGGCGTGCCGGCCGAGTGCATCGTGCTCGATCCGGGCGTGGGCTTCGCCAAGCGCAGCGAGCACTCGATCGAGGTGCTGCGCGAGCTGCGGCGCCTCGCGGCGCTGGGACGCCCGCTCCTGGTGGGCGCGTCGCGCAAGCGGTTCGTGGGGGAGCTGAGCGACGTCGCCGATCCGGCGGGCCGCGTGCACGGCTCGGTGGGCGCGCACGTGGCCGCGCTGGCGGGCGGCGCGCGGCTGTTCCGCGTGCACGACGTGCGCGCGCACCGCGAGGCGCTCGACGTGGCGTGGGCCGTGCTGCGCGGCTAG
- a CDS encoding DivIVA domain-containing protein — protein sequence MTDDTFRLTALDVRRYDFGAALRGYDKARVEQFREQVAAELERLARAVQDLDAKARGFHEQLRAFRDRDRALNEALISAQQLRNETRETAEREAELIRREARAEADDIRRQAEEGARRHVEQLRGEQRRVEEEIAGLDRVHRTYIAQLRLLAERQLAELAAAEERTLPPPVTRPRALEAQSASTRDAHPLDASALEAVAAELESAFGVATSPTGRDPFSLDGAEVLPHDAHPHARRDDETQGQGPG from the coding sequence ATGACCGACGACACCTTCCGCCTGACCGCCCTCGACGTGCGGCGCTACGACTTCGGCGCCGCCCTCCGGGGCTACGACAAGGCGCGCGTCGAGCAGTTCCGCGAGCAGGTGGCCGCGGAGCTCGAGCGGCTCGCGCGCGCCGTCCAGGACCTGGACGCCAAGGCGCGCGGCTTCCACGAGCAGCTGCGCGCCTTCCGCGACCGCGACCGCGCGCTCAACGAGGCGCTCATCTCGGCGCAGCAGCTGCGCAACGAGACCCGGGAGACGGCCGAGCGCGAGGCGGAGCTGATCCGCCGCGAGGCGCGCGCGGAGGCGGACGACATCCGCCGCCAGGCCGAGGAAGGCGCGCGCCGCCACGTCGAGCAGCTGCGCGGCGAGCAGCGGCGCGTGGAGGAGGAGATCGCGGGGCTCGACCGCGTGCACCGCACGTACATCGCGCAGCTGCGCCTGCTGGCCGAGCGGCAGCTGGCCGAGCTGGCGGCCGCCGAGGAGCGGACGCTGCCGCCGCCGGTGACGCGTCCGCGCGCGCTCGAGGCGCAGAGCGCGTCCACGCGCGACGCGCACCCGCTGGACGCGAGCGCGCTGGAGGCCGTCGCGGCCGAGCTGGAGTCGGCGTTCGGCGTCGCGACGTCGCCCACGGGGCGCGATCCGTTCTCCCTCGACGGCGCGGAGGTTCTGCCGCACGATGCGCACCCGCACGCGCGCCGCGACGACGAGACGCAGGGACAGGGACCGGGATGA
- a CDS encoding serine/threonine-protein kinase translates to MPPTALPPIDPELHALEAAVRGRFALERELGRGGMGIVVLARDLSLDRPVAIKLLPEALARQPHLRERFLREARTAAGLSHPNVVPIHAVEAHGDVVFFVMGFVDGETLARRVARGGPLPAAEATRVLRDVAWALAYAHGRGVIHRDVKPDNILLDRGSGRALVTDFGIARVEDAPSSLTLDGHVMGTAQFMSPEQAAGEALDGRSDLYALGAVGFVALTGRPPFEARTVAALLAMQLMQDPPPVASLRPEVPARLAAIVDRCLAKRPDDRFPSAEALAAALDEAGGTPPVVAPQVRNFVRLAQQSTMMLGTMAPLILATAAQSNARAAASLVAIVAALLAVGADLARRARHLILQGFGAGDVVRAFLLEEDARADEVAALYHGESRAQLRRTRTVAAVVAAVGVGLWLLATVAARTAFAVGTWERNALRWGALLPLLVGVIAFVVAMNSSERAERRAGRLAGRLWRSGFTLWFFRLAGWGLDRPRASDVVRPSDARDDAALPDTAVARHPELPRLLRDAGDLARALAEREARIERVLVESGAARDGDAPAGGPTTRAQLVSRRVSLVADLRGSLDDARARRADVVAASENLRIQLARVRAGLASADDLAPDLAELEALVRAGAPPDANA, encoded by the coding sequence ATGCCGCCAACTGCCCTGCCGCCCATCGATCCCGAGCTGCACGCCCTGGAGGCGGCCGTGCGTGGCCGCTTCGCGCTGGAGCGCGAGCTGGGACGCGGCGGCATGGGCATCGTGGTGCTGGCCCGTGACCTGTCGCTCGACCGGCCCGTCGCGATCAAGCTGCTCCCCGAGGCGCTCGCCCGGCAGCCGCACCTGCGCGAGCGCTTCCTGCGCGAGGCGCGCACCGCCGCCGGCCTGTCGCACCCGAACGTCGTGCCGATCCACGCGGTCGAGGCGCACGGCGACGTCGTGTTCTTCGTGATGGGCTTCGTGGACGGCGAGACGCTGGCGCGCCGCGTCGCGCGCGGCGGGCCGCTGCCGGCGGCCGAGGCGACGCGCGTGCTGCGCGACGTCGCATGGGCGCTCGCGTACGCGCACGGCCGCGGCGTGATCCACCGCGACGTGAAGCCCGACAACATCCTCCTCGATCGCGGGAGCGGGCGCGCGCTCGTCACGGACTTCGGCATCGCGCGCGTCGAGGATGCGCCGTCGTCGCTGACGCTCGACGGCCACGTGATGGGCACCGCGCAGTTCATGAGCCCCGAGCAGGCGGCCGGCGAGGCGCTCGACGGCCGGAGCGACCTGTACGCGCTGGGCGCCGTCGGCTTCGTCGCGCTCACCGGCCGGCCGCCGTTCGAGGCGCGCACCGTCGCGGCGCTGCTCGCGATGCAGCTGATGCAGGATCCGCCGCCGGTCGCGTCGCTGCGCCCCGAGGTGCCGGCGCGACTGGCGGCCATCGTCGACCGCTGCCTGGCGAAGCGCCCCGACGACCGCTTCCCGTCGGCGGAGGCGCTGGCCGCGGCGCTGGACGAGGCGGGCGGCACGCCGCCGGTGGTCGCCCCGCAGGTCCGCAACTTCGTGCGCCTCGCGCAGCAGAGCACGATGATGCTCGGGACGATGGCGCCGCTCATCCTCGCCACGGCCGCGCAGTCGAACGCGCGCGCGGCCGCGTCGCTGGTCGCGATCGTGGCCGCGCTGCTGGCGGTGGGGGCCGACCTCGCGCGACGCGCGCGGCACCTGATCCTGCAGGGCTTCGGCGCCGGCGACGTCGTGCGCGCCTTCCTGCTCGAAGAAGACGCGCGCGCCGACGAGGTGGCGGCGCTCTACCATGGTGAAAGCCGCGCGCAGCTCCGACGCACGCGGACGGTGGCGGCGGTGGTGGCGGCCGTGGGCGTCGGGCTCTGGCTCCTCGCCACCGTCGCCGCGCGCACGGCGTTCGCAGTCGGCACGTGGGAGCGCAACGCGCTCCGCTGGGGGGCGCTGCTGCCGCTGCTCGTCGGCGTCATCGCGTTCGTCGTCGCGATGAACTCCTCGGAGCGCGCGGAGCGCCGCGCCGGGCGGCTGGCGGGGCGCCTCTGGCGCAGCGGCTTCACGCTCTGGTTCTTCCGGCTCGCGGGCTGGGGCCTCGACCGACCGCGCGCGTCTGACGTCGTCCGCCCGTCCGACGCGCGCGACGACGCCGCGCTCCCCGACACCGCGGTCGCGCGGCATCCGGAGCTGCCGCGCCTCCTGCGCGACGCGGGCGACCTGGCGCGCGCGCTGGCCGAGCGCGAGGCGCGCATCGAGCGCGTGCTGGTGGAGAGCGGGGCGGCCCGCGACGGCGACGCGCCCGCGGGCGGGCCCACCACCCGGGCGCAGCTCGTCTCGCGGCGCGTGTCGCTGGTGGCCGACCTGCGCGGGTCGCTGGACGACGCGCGCGCGCGACGCGCCGACGTCGTCGCGGCATCGGAGAACCTGCGCATCCAGCTCGCACGCGTGCGCGCGGGGCTGGCGAGCGCCGACGACCTCGCACCCGACCTGGCGGAGCTGGAGGCGCTCGTCCGCGCGGGCGCCCCGCCCGACGCGAACGCGTGA
- the ftsH gene encoding ATP-dependent zinc metalloprotease FtsH, translating into MPNPPKKPANWSRVSKTLAFWVIVILIPVAFLQLTNGSRSDAAEIEYTTYRQQVERGNVTAVTFQGDRYLVGEFGAPVNAGRTSRPAKRFSVKLPPEVADEEVARLADRNVRIAAEEPRTSVSGILVTFLPYLLLIGFWIFLFRQMQAGGAKAFSFGKSKAKLLTGDTPKVTFADVAGADEAKVELQEIIEFLKDPQKFTKLGGRLPKGALLVGPPGTGKTLLAKAVAGEAGRPFFSMSGSDFVEMFVGVGASRVRDLFEQGKAHAPCIIFIDEIDAVGRHRGAGLGGGHDEREQTLNQLLVEMDGFESNDGVILIAATNRPDVLDPALLRPGRFDRQIVVDAPDLRGREGILRVHLRNKPIAEDVTVTTLARGTPGMSGADLANLVNEGALLAARRNHDKIFMADFEEAKDRVMLGAERKSMVMKEEERRLTAFHEAGHAVCAMMVKGNDPLHKVTIVPRGRALGVAFTLPEDDRVSVTREQLEARLVMAYGGRVAEELVFGRDRVTTGAASDIQQATGIARRYVAQWGLSDRIGPILVGDNEHEVFLGREISSRREVSEQTAQLVDSEVKRVIDAAYQRATQVLTEHRPLLDAVAASLLERETLSREDIEMLKRGESLPPRQPIGGSSPIPAPIPTPVVQPKPVTPPLLGGPEIAPA; encoded by the coding sequence ATGCCCAATCCTCCCAAGAAGCCCGCGAACTGGAGCCGCGTCTCCAAGACGCTCGCCTTCTGGGTCATCGTCATCCTGATCCCCGTCGCCTTCCTGCAGCTGACGAACGGGAGCCGGAGCGACGCCGCCGAGATCGAGTACACGACCTACCGCCAGCAGGTGGAGCGCGGGAACGTCACCGCCGTGACGTTCCAGGGCGACCGCTACCTCGTGGGCGAGTTCGGCGCGCCCGTGAACGCGGGCCGCACGTCGCGGCCGGCCAAGCGCTTCTCCGTGAAGCTGCCGCCCGAGGTGGCCGACGAGGAGGTGGCGCGCCTCGCCGACCGCAACGTGCGCATCGCCGCCGAGGAGCCGCGCACGTCGGTCAGCGGCATCCTCGTGACCTTCCTGCCGTACCTGCTGCTGATCGGCTTCTGGATCTTCCTCTTCCGGCAGATGCAGGCCGGCGGCGCGAAGGCGTTCTCGTTCGGCAAGTCGAAGGCGAAGCTGCTCACCGGCGACACGCCCAAGGTGACGTTCGCCGACGTGGCGGGCGCCGACGAGGCGAAGGTCGAGCTGCAGGAGATCATCGAGTTCCTGAAGGACCCGCAGAAGTTCACGAAGCTGGGCGGCCGCCTGCCGAAGGGCGCGCTCCTCGTGGGTCCGCCGGGCACGGGCAAGACGCTGCTCGCGAAGGCGGTCGCCGGCGAGGCCGGGCGCCCCTTCTTCTCGATGTCGGGCTCCGACTTCGTCGAGATGTTCGTGGGCGTCGGCGCGAGCCGCGTGCGCGACCTGTTCGAGCAGGGCAAGGCGCACGCGCCGTGCATCATCTTCATCGACGAGATCGACGCCGTCGGCCGGCACCGCGGCGCGGGCCTCGGCGGCGGGCACGACGAGCGCGAGCAGACGCTGAACCAGCTGCTCGTCGAGATGGACGGCTTCGAGTCGAACGACGGCGTGATCCTGATCGCCGCGACGAACCGGCCGGACGTGCTCGATCCCGCGCTGCTGCGCCCGGGCCGCTTCGACCGCCAGATCGTGGTCGACGCGCCGGACCTGCGCGGTCGCGAGGGGATCCTGCGCGTGCACCTGCGCAACAAGCCGATCGCCGAGGACGTGACGGTGACGACGCTGGCGCGCGGCACCCCGGGGATGAGCGGCGCCGACCTGGCGAACCTCGTCAACGAGGGCGCGCTGCTGGCCGCCCGCCGCAACCACGACAAGATCTTCATGGCCGACTTCGAGGAGGCCAAGGATCGCGTCATGCTCGGCGCCGAGCGGAAGTCGATGGTGATGAAGGAGGAGGAGCGCCGGCTGACGGCGTTCCACGAGGCGGGTCACGCCGTCTGCGCGATGATGGTCAAGGGCAACGACCCGCTGCACAAGGTCACGATCGTGCCGCGCGGCCGCGCCCTGGGCGTCGCCTTCACGCTCCCCGAGGACGACCGCGTCTCCGTGACGCGCGAGCAGCTCGAGGCGCGGCTGGTGATGGCGTACGGCGGCCGCGTGGCGGAGGAGCTGGTGTTCGGGCGCGACCGGGTCACCACCGGCGCGGCGAGCGACATCCAGCAGGCCACGGGCATCGCGCGCCGCTACGTGGCGCAGTGGGGCCTGTCGGACCGCATCGGCCCGATCCTCGTCGGCGACAACGAGCACGAGGTCTTCCTGGGCCGCGAGATCTCCAGCCGCCGCGAGGTGTCGGAGCAGACGGCGCAGCTGGTGGACAGCGAGGTGAAGCGCGTGATCGACGCCGCCTACCAGCGCGCGACGCAGGTGCTCACCGAGCACCGCCCGCTGCTGGATGCGGTCGCGGCCTCGCTGCTGGAGCGCGAGACGCTGTCGCGCGAGGACATCGAGATGCTGAAGCGCGGCGAGTCGCTGCCGCCGCGGCAGCCGATCGGCGGTTCCTCGCCGATCCCGGCTCCGATCCCGACGCCGGTCGTGCAGCCCAAGCCCGTGACCCCGCCGCTGCTGGGCGGGCCGGAGATCGCCCCGGCCTGA
- the cdaA gene encoding diadenylate cyclase CdaA yields the protein MALPATWHAVNVGWRDLLEVALVAFVLYHGLRRLRGARALAIGAGLVAVTAGYTAALALQLPLVAWTMELLLKWGLVLVLVIFQPELRAALAHLGQPKTARQTRSLEEGEVVEAVTDAVERLSRSSTGAIIAIERDVSLNDYVDSGRELHAKVSGDLLATIFTPYTPLHDGAVVVRGDSIVGAGCILPLSQTRVEDRSLGTRHRAALGLSEETDALLVVVSEESGAISFATNGTLRRGLTPMQLRELLLGRTPRLTMEQAVVTA from the coding sequence ATGGCGCTCCCGGCGACGTGGCACGCGGTGAACGTGGGCTGGCGCGACCTCCTCGAGGTCGCGCTCGTCGCGTTCGTCCTGTACCACGGGCTGCGCCGGCTGCGCGGCGCGCGTGCGCTGGCGATCGGCGCGGGGCTCGTGGCGGTGACGGCCGGATACACCGCGGCGCTGGCGCTGCAGCTGCCGCTGGTTGCCTGGACGATGGAGCTGCTGCTGAAGTGGGGGCTCGTGCTGGTGCTGGTGATCTTCCAGCCCGAGCTGCGCGCCGCGCTCGCCCACCTGGGCCAGCCGAAGACGGCGCGGCAGACGCGGTCGCTGGAGGAGGGCGAGGTCGTCGAGGCGGTGACCGACGCCGTCGAGCGCCTGAGCCGGTCGAGCACGGGCGCCATCATCGCCATCGAGCGCGACGTGTCGCTCAACGACTACGTGGACTCCGGGCGCGAGCTGCACGCCAAGGTCTCGGGCGACCTGCTGGCGACGATCTTCACGCCGTACACGCCGCTGCACGACGGCGCGGTGGTGGTGCGCGGCGACTCGATCGTCGGCGCGGGGTGCATCCTCCCGCTCTCGCAGACCCGCGTCGAGGACCGCTCGCTCGGCACGCGGCACCGCGCGGCGCTCGGGCTGAGCGAGGAGACGGACGCGCTGCTGGTGGTGGTGAGCGAGGAGAGCGGCGCGATCTCGTTCGCGACCAACGGCACGCTGCGGCGCGGGCTCACGCCCATGCAGCTGCGCGAGCTGCTGCTCGGCCGCACGCCGCGGCTGACGATGGAGCAGGCGGTGGTCACCGCGTGA